From Erigeron canadensis isolate Cc75 chromosome 5, C_canadensis_v1, whole genome shotgun sequence:
GTATTATTCTATACTTTCCTCTGCAGTTAGAACTATAGAATAGAGGTGGCATAACGGTGGGTCGGGTAATGGGTCAATGATCTGGGTCAAGACATGCAACTTTTATCTGCGGATCAAAATGACCCACCAACACTTTTGTCCAATTATTTAAATgactaataatattaaaatatagcATCTTAGAATGCAAGCATTTATAAAACAAGTTATGCCACTTTCAACAAGTTCAACTAGTAGGCCAGTTAATTTTTCAGCTACTCTTTGAGCTTTGACATATAACCAGCCTGTCCCATTAATCCATATCATTCAAATACAAGAATACAACACGTATTGACCCATATATAGCACCTTCCCAAAGTAGTTTCACCTAACAGAGCTACAcaaacatgtgtaagtacagCTTTAAGATACCAAAACAAGAATTGCAGATCCCTTCAGAACTGAATGAGATTCTCATTTAGTTTTGTTATGCAGTCGAGGAAAAGTTTCAAAACATTCAAGCTGTTTATAGCTGAGTATGGTCGACATCAAGACCCTAAATATTGAATATACAAACTACAAAGTAAATAATATAAACGCACTAACCTGGCATAGAAAAGTATAATTAGAACGTTCATATGCAAAGTTTGCTAAACTAGTAGCAATTTTCTCCTTCAACTTTGCAATCAAGATCaagtaaaccaaaaaaaaaaatatatatatatatatatatatatattcttatagtTGATGCAATGACAGTGTCAAATATATACATTATCTCTATATCTCTAGGCTATAGCCACCATGAGCCAATTGAAAACCACGTTTTAAGGTTATAGAAAGTAAGCCGTGTTTGATATGTTTAGCAAGTGTATTCTTCATCTCTTCCTTTGGGTACAAATAGAATTCCTGTCATGGTTTTTAGAAAAATGTCACCTTCATTAGTCCAATGATTGACTGAAGTTGTGCCATATATCTTCTTTTGATTTCTCAAGGTAAAACACACAacactttaatttaatttcatcATTATTTGTCACTACGGTAAAACCATAGTATCTATGTTCTTTGTTAAGTTAGTCTTCGCTGTAAAACTACTATGTACAGGACCTATTGAACATGTTATGAATCCCACCGACACACTACCTGGCCATTATAGAGGGGATCATTAGGTTGGCTACCCAGAATTTGGCATGCCATACATCTTCAGGCTGAAGTTCAGGGGTGAATGCATCCAACTATTGCACCTAACTAGACCCAAAACGTGTGGACAATTCTTTAGCGTTTAGTCAATATGGTAATATTACCTTCATATCTACaataacaaatacaaaaaatcaTTACGTAAATATTCTTATCAGCTAAACTCAACGTGATTTCAAGTTATGTTGGCAGAGAGCCTAGAAATCACGGGCTTTGAAAATAGGTTATTGCATAtatcaatattaaaattaaaattataaataaaataagagacctatttgagttttttttttttttcttttcttttttgagtgacaaaaattgaatatatacaattattttCTACTTCAGAAGTAAAGAAGGTTGAGGTACTTTGTGGTTAGAATAAACAAACCTGCATTTTCTGTGTCGAGGGTATAAAGTGGATCGATAAGTGATTCACCTGCACACCATTTGGCGTCCTTCCTAATTTTCAACaaatttacaaaaacaaaatcgGTTGTAAGGCCCCTCGAAATGACATGGTGAACAACGTGGTCACCACCTTTTGCCCAGCTGAAACCCATTCCTTGCCATCTACCTATAAGGTGGGGAAAAACTTGGGGATAAACTTTACCACCTTGATCTCCACCTAGCAatcaatagaaaaaaaatgcaaCATACCATTGGGTCCCTTCTTAAGCGGTCACTTTTTACTACATCCAAAATTgagtatatatatcaaagaaaAATGGTGGAGTGTAAAAAGCTAAAAGGATTAAGAGATAGCAACAGAAGTAAAGGGAAGATCAGTTTATGGAAGTGGAATTTGATAACGGAAAGCTAGTAAAGAATATGACACAAACGAACAACATAACATTAAATATCAAAGAGCTTCATAGTTTGGAATCTACTACATAAAATGCCCTAGAAATTAAACAGAATTCGAAGTGCCATGCCTAGTTTAAAAATGATTTCAAGGAGCTCATAATCAACTGTCCTCGTCTGCTCAAGGACCAATGCAATCATCATTCATTAGTTCTACCGAATCTACACTCTGATTTACTCTGATTTAAGTCGCAAGAAGCTATCAGATGAGTCATTATCAGAGCAATCACCTAGCTCCGTCAAATCGGTATCAGAATCAGAATAATCCGTCGTTTCAGTATCAGAAACAAAATAATCTGCTTGTACAAACTTCAAGTTGGATGGAAAAATGAAACCTTTAGCTTCCAAACGAGATAAAACCTGCCAATGACCAAAATGTCAATGAGAACATTAAAGAACAGAAAAAGAATTGTATGATGCCTATATGAATTACATGGCAAGATGGCTGGGTTGGGTAACATGTTCGAATAAGTTCCGATTGAACTGGGTCAATTCTAAGAACGGGTTAGGTTGACacacaatatttttttatttctaatttaaactatttacacaaacaaaactgatggagaaaaagaaaaaacaaagacAATCATACTCTAGACATAGATGCCTGGACACTTTTCCTAGTGTGGTCAACATACACATACAACACTTGAGTGGACACAACTACAAGATGAGAATATATTAAACCAAGAAATATATACATTCTTTAAAAAATTCCAGTAATAATATCAAGAAAAATAACATAAGAACAACAAAAAGGGCCTCTACTAAGCTTCTGCAAGCTACACAATCAATACATAACCCAAAAGAATTACAGCAAACagtatacaaaaataaaatattcttgCAAACTCAAGAAACCGACATCCTACAAAGCTACAACaacaatcaacaaaaaaaaaaattgaagggTGGAAACTTTTAAGTGGGATCAACTGACCTCACTCACGTAAGTGTGGCTCTATCCCGTGACTCTATATACGTGGCAAGTTATTGTAAAAGAAACTGCTTATTGAGATAAGCTTAAATTATCTCTTGCTTTAAGTAGTTAATTACCTTATTCTAATATTCTCTCAAAGTAGAAATATTATTGGGCTTTAATTACGTATACATGAAACAACTTGATTGCCATACTAACTAACTAAATAAGCTTTACAAACATTCATTCAATACACATAATacaaaaaaggaaaacaaagacTTACCTTAGAACAATAAACCCCAATTTTGAGCTCTTTGACATGTTTAAGGCGCAGTAAAAGACTTTTAAGCATCACTTCGCTCTCTGTTGCGTCATAACTCAAGATGGTATAATTTAACTCAGCTTTCACTAAAGAAGACACATCTTGCAAATAAATCTTAGATAACAAAATATCACCCATGATTGTTAGTGATGAAATATAAGGAGCATTGATTTGGATAGCATCGACCATATAATCATTATATCCACACAGGACCAAATTCTTAACACTCTTGGAAGTAATATTGAGCAATGAATAACCATAACAATAGTCTAATGTCAAAGTGTCCAATAAAGGACTTCCCGATAGTATAATTGCAATCAAATCTTCAACTACCTTCCAATATGAAACGGTTAAATGGGTAAGGTTATTCCAACTAATGGACCCACTAGGTTTAAATACAAACCCCGATAAATGGAGACGGGTAAAATGAAAATTGACGAAAAAAGCGTCATCTTCCAATACAAACTCATCGACTTCATCTTTGGTGTCCcttaaatataaatgaagttgCTGGACGTTATTACTAATAGCAAAATGGATCCAATTCTTGACATGGGATTTATACCGTTTATCGTAATTGGTGCAGACTCGGAATTTATAAAGTTCGTTTAACTGGCATTGAGTTAGGGTTTTATCAACAATCGAATAGAAATCGGGGAACTGTCTACAATCGTAAAAGACAAGACTAGGAACTAAAGGCCAAAGATGTCGCCATCGTTTCGAAAGACTACCAGTTCTGATTGCATCTTTTGTGGACTCTAAACGACAAAGAATTTCATTGATAATCAAAGTATCGGGTAATAAGCTAATcctatctttttcttctttttctgggTCGAATGTTTcgtgggttttgattttttttggaGGTTCATCTCCAACTTCCATGGCATCAAGAATTCAACAGAGCGAGCTTTTGTTGGTTGAAAATACTGACTGCAACAAAATAACCCAAATGTTATAAGTTTACCATCTCTGCTACGATGGACCTAAGGCGATTCCCAATTCATAACCCAACGCAACAATACTATTCATTAAAATACTAATTTCTTATATTTATCCAACCCAACTAAACCCACTTTTTATACTCTCATTTACAACCCAACCAAACTACTATTTTAAATAAAGGGATTAATCACAGGATGACTAACGTACGTACTTTTCggtttgtacatggttgcccattatacttttttattaatatatattacccacaaacttataaagaaaaaacccGGAAAACCCAggttcttttaaaaaaaaaaccgaactTTTGAAGAACTCTTATCAAGATCAAATCAATTTACTACTTATAAGTATAACCGAAACATGAGATACATAGAATACTAACAGACGTTTggaattaaatcaaaacttaaCCATAAATCATCCAAACAGATATAGGTTTCattttatacacaaatatatatatatataatatatatatataagcaaacGTACACACACAATTAAGAATTAACTGAATCAACTCTTACTGTTAATGTTGGCAGTTCTGTGCGGTGGAGCTGTGGTGGAGCTGCGGTGTAGAGGTGCGATTTTGCGGTGGAGATGCTTGCTACAGATGTACGATTGAGAGGCGGGGCTGCGGTGGATGTGCGATTGGGATCTGCGGTGGAGTTGTTGAAATACAGTCTAAGGGTTCAATTAGATCTGCTCGGACATACAGTGGTACATTTGACATATTGGCGtttctaattatttttttttgagtaaattacatttttcgtccctaaacTTGGCGTGTTTTTcacttgtcatccctaaagttaaaaaattataatattgaaCCTAACTTGGCAGATTTTTGCAATCaacgtccctcgccaaacggtGTTaggtttcagccgttaagtcccacacgtgagggactgaaagtgcaaaacGTGACATGtccagggacgaaaaatgaaatttaattttctgtagtcatcatcttcatcttctccggctaactttcgtcggaaaacttaaaatgtcgatatctcacttgtttcttcgaattagaccacaaaaccaacaccaaacttctcaaaattaatttccgcacgaatcctaacaaaaaaatttcagattcaacacttgccggaaaactcaaaatgtcGCCGGAAAACGAACTGTCAATCAAACTCAACGAAATGAAGAAATCATCACATCAACATGCTCAGAATTCTATCAAGAATAAAACCTTGTGATTTCCAGATCGATTTGAGAAGATATGAacaatttttgttgattttcttcttcttttttttttctttttgagaaCCATTGCCACTTAGCTTCAATAAATGTCCAACGTGCACTTCATTTAAGACGTTAAGTAGAAACCTTTTACCACCATATTTATTACGTATCATAGCTTCATATTCATACACatactatataaatttatacataTGTACTCACGTTTTCACTTCACAACCATCCCTAAAAACATGAGACCACCTCGTAGTACCACTCGTTCGGCTTTCTATGTCCCCTCGACTGTTATCTCTTTCTGTTATCATGTCAGACATTCATGCTTTATGTTATCTCTTAGACTGTTACCATGTCTTCGTAACTTATCCGAACAcatatttagtattttttttatgtaatgttaAACTCTTCAACTTAATTTTATGTAATGTTATTGATGTTGCTTGTCAGACTGTTTATGAAGGTCGTATTTATCAACTGAAACTATTTTGTGGACCTGAGTATTCCATGGTGGCGAGATTTTGAGCTTTTCGGAAAGTGTTGAATCTCAAATCTTTTGGTTaagattcgtgcggaaattaattttgagaagtttggtggtggtttcgtggtctaattcgaagaaacgagtgagatatcggtattttaagttttccgacgaaagttagccggagaagatgaagatgatgacaccagaaaattaaatttcatttttcgtccctgaacatGTCACGTTTTGCACTTTCAGTCTCTCACGTGTTTTGCGCGTGTgagacttaacggctgaaacctAACaccgtttggcgagggacgtcGATTGCAAAAATCTTCcaagtttaaggtcaaaattgtaattttttcactttagggatgaaaagtgaaaaatgcgccaagtttagggacgaaaaatataattatcccTTTTTTTAAGAGTGATCGACACAAATCGTCCTTGCGGTTTGTACAAATAGTCAGGTTTCATCctttaactttcaaaacctCAGAGACAATCCTTTATAGGCGGATAATGTTCACATTTCATCCTTTTCGATAACCGACGTTATCTCAAGTCCGTTAAGCCCCTCACATGTTaaccacgtgagggtatttttgtatttttccaGCCCGTTGACTCagtcttttctctctctttctgtagtaatacatataatatagtatagataagttaggttgattaatcattttctctttcttaacctacattttttttggaaaatgataaatccttcaaatcaaatagcctaataataatcctcttaatacattaagaaggtgacatgtggtattttttaattctctttcctaatctaattttttcacatgtcattatcTTATACTTAAGAGAAATATTAGACTATTtgtttaggaggattaatcatttcctttttttttttttttaaagaaactgGGTTTTCTGGGAGTTTTTCCTAAGAGAGAAGAAGATTTGAAAATATGTAAATGAGAAAGAAACAGATTTGAAGATAATAGTCAActatgtacaaattttataagtttgtgGGTAAtgtatatcaataaaaaaaatataatggacAACCATGCATAAACTGAAAAGTACGTTAGTTATTCCGTGAttaatacctttaataaataataatattgttaattaacattttttattcaaaattagtttaaaaagaatttgaaatactttaaaagaaaaaaaaaaacattaagtcACCtatcatcataaataaaaataaattaattagagtaaaaaaaaacatttcatgTTTAccaaacatattaaataaactaACGCACTTTACAATCTTaatacaaaaattataatattcaattttataaaaatagaataataaaataaaaataataaataattcaaCATACATGACAATTGACGTGTTAACGTGACATATTTTTATCTTCAAACACTGAATGCCATCAAAACTTAACTAGAACAATAATCATATACGTTCGGGTAACacaaaataaaacacatttatgACTTACACCACATGTCTCATAGCTTTGAGTCTTTGATCATATACCACATTAACATAatggtatatatgtataaaaaacaactcaactaaaatataacaaaatactAACACAAAATCTTTTGCTAATTCTACTTTGTTTAGAATTACAAAATGAGTCTTTATAGTACAAAAGAAAAAGCTcaagaaaattttatatttctaatattatttttatgtagtTATCAAGTTTAAATATAATTGACAATCCTATACAAgtgtattttaaatttttagtttaaatCTATGTTTATTGGCATCATAAAAACTTTGTAGTGATTTTTGACAAAAGTTCTGGCTCAGTCACCGCTCTAAGTTAGAAATTTATTCTCCTGAAGATTTAGAATCATATCTGAAAAGTTGTAATACGATATGATGGTGGCAATATATGTGTATCAATCTATATATGCATTCTTCATTTAATTTGTTGATTAATTTGCACAACATGTTAAAAAATTTTGCAGTCGAAGTTACTcctattaattaaataaatttaacacAACATGTCAACATTTGATCTCAAGCTAATTTacatttacaatatataaaaattcattaTACAGTATAGAATTGTACTAATTATTGATTTTCCGATCAACGTGGACAACACCAATGATTTTTTTTGCAAGGAAGACTTATAGGAAGAGAAAGAGTTACAATTAGACCTAAATATCACAATTTATCAAAGATAAATAATACATGTAATACATAtcttaatcatcatcattatcatcatcttcttcttttctaTTTTGAAAATGCATCACCATTGAGAGTTCTACAAGAAAGTACAAAAGTACTACATAAgcaaatttttatatagttatagCCAATTTCTATAATGCTTACCTAGATTGAAAAAACACCTATCATTATTCATTACATGTAAAATAATTTGTTCAAATCATACATATTTTTTGGGGGAGTTTGtttataaaaccaaaacttCGAAGTGTTCAAACTCTTTTGTCATATTATTAAACACTTGGGATAATTTTTAAACCAAAACTTACATGACTTTAATATAATACTCGAaacataaagttaaaaaaaaaaaaaatttggcccCACGGCTAAAATTTTCAATATCCGTCACTGCTAAAGATGATGATTAGATGATATTTACCAAGTGTTTGGGACACTGTGATTGACAGAAACAACAAAAGGAAGCAAAATTCGAGAAGTAATTAATCACACTACTTTATCAACCATTGTCTCATCATCATCcctatagttatatatttttttagaaaataaaaaataaaaaaaaaaagaaagaaagaaaattcaGAATCACCCTCAATTAAACCAACAAACCAAACTTGCTTAGTTGCTTAGTTCatcaaaataatctaaaatcGAAATAAGAAAAAGTATGTCATCGGACGGGGAAGTTCACTTTGAGTCCAAGGCTGATTCTGGGGCATCGAAAACGTTCCCACAACAAGCTGGTACTATTCGTAAAAATGGATATATAGTCATCAAGAACAGACCATGCAAGGTacgtttaatatatatatggattttttttttatctttactcCCATATCTATTGAAGGATTATAATTATCGAATTTTTTGTTCTGATCTTTTGATGATTTGTTAACGGCTTCACATGTTATAAAATGTTATACATGAAAATAACTAAAAACTTCTCTCAACTATATAATCCATAAAGAGAATTTTCGCGTCTATCTATCAAGTAATTATTAGCAAGTACTCGTAATAAAtttgcattattttttttatatactttgttttttgtactataaatctataataatCCATATATTAGTATGCATACAGGTTGTTGAAGTCTCCACCTCGAAAACAGGCAAGCATGGACATGCAAAGTGCCATTTTGTGGGAATTGACATTTTTACTGGCAAGAAGCTTGaagatattgttccttcttccCACAACTGTGATGTAAATACTTCTTTCAACTTCCAATTACATGTCTTCATTACTTCTGTTGtgtatttttcactttttcccCTTGTTTCGTCCGTTAATCAAGTCATCCTTGGCCCCCAAATCTCCAAGTTGTATGCAGTTAGCGTTTATTCATGGGAACAATTAGGTAGTGTTGATACGTCGGACGTCTTTTGCAGGTTCCTCACGTCACACGTACAGATTTTCAACTGATTGACATCTCTGAAGACGGTTTTGTAAGTCTACTTGTACATATTCACTTGTGTAtatgcatgtatgtatatacatatatatatgactgaTAACACTATCCGTATATCAATTGTTGGACATGTACTCGTCCAACATAGGGATGTATAATGGATGTGAAGTTTTTTTTGAGTGTTGTAGTTACAGACTTACAAATATGATGTTTCAACTATCAGGTGAGTCTTCTAACCGAAGCAGGGAATACGAAAGATGATCTAAGGCTTCCCACCGATGAAAATCTGCTCTCACAGGTAAATATAATCATTTATAGCAAACTGGGACAAAGTTCATAAGTTAGCAACAATCATTAACAATATAGTGTTTGACATTCATTCTGTCTACCTTGTGTATAAGCATTTGGGGCATTTCCTTCTACCTTATTCACTATGAATAAAAGGATTTGCAAATGCAATGAAAAGAATGTGGGGTCAAATTGGATATTGTGCATCATTTCTATAGACGATTTCTCacatttctttttaactatGCTATCTTTTATGCGCATAGATTAAAGATGGGTTCGCCGAAGGGAAAGATCTTGTGGTTAGTGTTATGTCTGCTATGGGAGAAGAGCAGATCAATTCCATCAAAGACATCGGCAAGAATTAAACACGATATCATAGTTACATTATACCAACACCATGTTTATGACTGAACCAAGACTTATCCCATAACAGTATGTATTGTAAAGATGGTCTTGTTTAGAGGTGTTTCGTGACAcctttgtgtgttatatatagGGCAATGATCCATGTACTAAACATAGGACAATAAACTTGAATATCAATATGATCAATTTATGACATGTTCTGTTTATTCAATACCCATGACTTTCAAAAACTAAGCTAATCCAGCAGCTTTCAGTGACTATACAAAAGCAAAATACCCAAGAACAGAAGACGCAAGGGAAGAGCATAAAAATTCCATCAAAAGTATCAGACACTCAGACAAGGTATTAGACATTGTAGTGACATTTCACCTGCGCCCTATTTATGATTAAAATGAGACTTTAGCTGTATGGTAAATGACTAATATCTTGGTCACAGTTGGTAAGACCAAAAAGGCCAGCTCCGGATCAGTCTTAATTACCTGGAGCACTCGGTGTGGTCACATGGACCACCCTAAAGAACGTACATTGAAACCATGCTAAACTACCTTTTACCTGCTAGTGTACCACACTGAACCAGCCATGGCGTGGTTAGTTGTTTCACGGCATACCACCCCACAAGCTCTTAGGTTGAATTAAGTATGTGTGGGACTTAATTTTCTGTACTGGTAAGAGCAACTACCTTATCTAGAATGTTTCGCTTGCTCCATTCAACCTTAATGAACAGGTTATGTATACACTATCTTGATACATACACTTTCTATAGTCCACAAATTAACAGATAACACATGGGGATATAATCCAATCTGCAATAATTGTAAACTCAACTCAAATCTTGCAGACTAGTTACCAAGTGAAGACAATGTGTGATGCAGTATAAGATGTTCAGATCtatatttaatatgtatataaacatacaaaccTATATATGATAATGTAGAATGTTCATATCCATTCTGATATACATAGAATGAGAAAGGGTGAGAACATACAAACCTTACAGTAAGAACTTTCTGCTTGACGACAGAATTTTACAAGGATCTTTCCAAAGAATGACAGCCCCAACCCTTTGGTTGCAGAGACTTGACGGTAAAAAGACTAACAACTAGAAGATGCTATCGAAACAGGACTTACAGGGTAACTAGCAAATATATAGCACGCAAACCCCCAAAAGGTAACAATGAGCGATAAAATCTTGAAACCACTCATAGGATCATGCATAAGTATAACCGCAGCAATGCTAGTGATAGGCACCCTTATTGAGTTAAGGACACCGGCCAACACAGTGGACGATAGATATAACACAGCAGTTGAAC
This genomic window contains:
- the LOC122600059 gene encoding F-box/LRR-repeat protein 25-like — protein: MEVGDEPPKKIKTHETFDPEKEEKDRISLLPDTLIINEILCRLESTKDAIRTGSLSKRWRHLWPLVPSLVFYDCRQFPDFYSIVDKTLTQCQLNELYKFRVCTNYDKRYKSHVKNWIHFAISNNVQQLHLYLRDTKDEVDEFVLEDDAFFVNFHFTRLHLSGFVFKPSGSISWNNLTHLTVSYWKVVEDLIAIILSGSPLLDTLTLDYCYGYSLLNITSKSVKNLVLCGYNDYMVDAIQINAPYISSLTIMGDILLSKIYLQDVSSLVKAELNYTILSYDATESEVMLKSLLLRLKHVKELKIGVYCSKVLSRLEAKGFIFPSNLKFVQADYFVSDTETTDYSDSDTDLTELGDCSDNDSSDSFLRLKSE
- the LOC122600323 gene encoding eukaryotic translation initiation factor 5A-like, with translation MSSDGEVHFESKADSGASKTFPQQAGTIRKNGYIVIKNRPCKVVEVSTSKTGKHGHAKCHFVGIDIFTGKKLEDIVPSSHNCDVPHVTRTDFQLIDISEDGFVSLLTEAGNTKDDLRLPTDENLLSQIKDGFAEGKDLVVSVMSAMGEEQINSIKDIGKN